The following are encoded in a window of Maylandia zebra isolate NMK-2024a linkage group LG5, Mzebra_GT3a, whole genome shotgun sequence genomic DNA:
- the rbbp5 gene encoding retinoblastoma-binding protein 5 isoform X1, with product MNLELLESFGQNYPEEADGTLDCISMALTCTFNRWGTLLAVGCNDGRIVIWDFLTRGIAKIISAHIHPVCSLCWSRDGHKLVSASTDNIVSQWDVLTGDCDQRFRFPSPILKLQYHPRDMDKVLVCPMKSAPVLLTLSDSKHVVLPVDDDSDLNVVAAFDRRGEYIYTGNAKGKILVLNTNTQELVASFRVTTGTSNTTAIKSIEFARKGSCFLINTADRIIRVYDGREILTCGRDGEPEPMQKLQDLVNRTPWKRCCFSGDGEYIVAGSARQHALYIWEKSIGNLVKILHGTRGELLLDVAWHPVRPIIASISSGVVSIWAQNQVENWSAFAPDFKELDENVEYEERESEFDIEDEDKSEPEQTGADAAEDEEVDVTTVDPIAAFCSSDEELEDHKALLYLPIAPEVEDPEENPFGPPPDASVQSGAPEDTLTGGDKKQRQPSSEGGPAKKKARTTTIELQGVPSDEVHPLLGVKGDGKSKKKTAGRPKGSKGKDKDFPFRPKPYKGDRPSFPVVPDALGSSGLGGVGGIGGGGIGGGGGGLKGRAEGGQATGSLVTPSYKQHDIGGMD from the exons ATGAATCTGGAACTGCTCG AATCGTTTGGGCAGAACTATCCAGAG GAGGCAGATGGCACTCTGGACTGTATCAGCATGGCCCTCACGTGCACCTTCAACCGCTGGGGAACCCTGCTGGCTGTGGGCTGCAACGACGGTCGCATCGTCATCTGGGACTTCCTCACACGAGGGATAGCCAAAATCATCAGCGCACACATCCACCCAGTCTGCTCTTTATG CTGGAGTAGAGACGGCCACAAGCTGGTGAGTGCCTCTACAGACAATATCGTCTCCCAGTGGGATGTCCTCACGGGGGACTGTGACCAGAGGTTCCGCTTCCCCTCACCAATCCTGAAGCTTCAGTACCACCCCAGAGACAT GGACAAGGTGCTGGTGTGTCCCATGAAGTCAGCGCCAGTCCTGCTGACGCTGTCAGATTCCAAACACGTTGTCCTGCCTGTGGATGATGACTCAGACCTCAACGTGGTGGCAGCCTTCGACAGGCGAGGTGAATACATCTACACTGGCAATGCCAAAGGAAAG ATCCTGGTGTTGAACACAAACACTCAGGAACTGGTGGCTTCATTCAGAGTCACAACAGGCACCAGCAACACCACAGCCATCAAGTCCATCGAATTTGCACGAAAGGGCAG TTGCTTCCTAATAAACACAGCAGACCGGATCATCAGGGTGTATGACGGCAGAGAGATCCTGACCTGTGGCCGGGACGGTGAGCCTGAACCTATGCAGAAACTTCAGGACTTGGTAAACAG GACTCCATGGAAGCGATGCTGTTTCTCAGGGGATGGTGAGTACATTGTGGCTGGTTCAGCAAGGCAGCATGCCCTCTACATCTGGGAGAAAAGCATCGGGAACCTGGTGAAGATCCTGCATGGAACCAGAGGAGAGCTGCTCCTGGATGTCGCT TGGCATCCGGTCCGTCCCATCATTGCCTCCATCTCTAGTGGAGTGGTGTCCATCTGGGCTCAGAACCAAGTC GAAAACTGGAGTGCTTTTGCTCCAGACTTTAAAGAGCTGGATGAGAACGTGGAGTACGAGGAGCGAGAGTCGGAATTCGACATTGAGGACGAAGACAAGAGCGAACCCGAGCAGACAG GTGCAGACGCTGCAGAAGATGAAGAGGTGGATGTGACCACTGTTGATCCCATAGCTGCTTTTTGTAGCAG tGATGAGGAGCTGGAGGACCACAAGGCCCTGCTGTACCTGCCCATCGCCCCCGAGGTTGAAGATCCAGAGGAAAACCCGTTCGGTCCCCCGCCAGACGCTTCAGTTCAATCTGGAGCTCCAGAGGACACATTGACTGGTGGTGATAAGAAGCAGCGCCAGCCTTCATCTGAAGGCGGTCCAGCCAAGAAAAAAGCTCGGACCACCACCATTGAACTGCAGGGGGTGCCCAGTGATG AGGTACACCCCTTACTGGGTGTAAAAGGGGACGGCAAGTCAAAGAAGAAGACAGCAGGCCGGCCCAAAGGCTCCAAAGGTAAAGACAAAGACTTCCCCTTCAGGCCGAAGCCCTACAAGGGTGATCGGCCCTCCTTTCCTGTGGTGCCCGATGCCCTGGGCAGCTCTGGCCTGGGAGGAGTAGGAGGaataggaggaggaggaataggaggaggaggaggagggctgaAGGGCAGAGCAGAGGGGGGCCAGGCCACAG gGAGTCTGGTCACACCGTCGTACAAACAGCACGACATCGGAGGGATGGACTGA
- the rbbp5 gene encoding retinoblastoma-binding protein 5 isoform X2 → MNLELLESFGQNYPEEADGTLDCISMALTCTFNRWGTLLAVGCNDGRIVIWDFLTRGIAKIISAHIHPVCSLCWSRDGHKLVSASTDNIVSQWDVLTGDCDQRFRFPSPILKLQYHPRDMDKVLVCPMKSAPVLLTLSDSKHVVLPVDDDSDLNVVAAFDRRGEYIYTGNAKGKILVLNTNTQELVASFRVTTGTSNTTAIKSIEFARKGSCFLINTADRIIRVYDGREILTCGRDGEPEPMQKLQDLVNRTPWKRCCFSGDGEYIVAGSARQHALYIWEKSIGNLVKILHGTRGELLLDVAWHPVRPIIASISSGVVSIWAQNQVENWSAFAPDFKELDENVEYEERESEFDIEDEDKSEPEQTGADAAEDEEVDVTTVDPIAAFCSSDEELEDHKALLYLPIAPEVEDPEENPFGPPPDASVQSGAPEDTLTGGDKKQRQPSSEGGPAKKKARTTTIELQGVPSDEVHPLLGVKGDGKSKKKTAGRPKGSKGSLVTPSYKQHDIGGMD, encoded by the exons ATGAATCTGGAACTGCTCG AATCGTTTGGGCAGAACTATCCAGAG GAGGCAGATGGCACTCTGGACTGTATCAGCATGGCCCTCACGTGCACCTTCAACCGCTGGGGAACCCTGCTGGCTGTGGGCTGCAACGACGGTCGCATCGTCATCTGGGACTTCCTCACACGAGGGATAGCCAAAATCATCAGCGCACACATCCACCCAGTCTGCTCTTTATG CTGGAGTAGAGACGGCCACAAGCTGGTGAGTGCCTCTACAGACAATATCGTCTCCCAGTGGGATGTCCTCACGGGGGACTGTGACCAGAGGTTCCGCTTCCCCTCACCAATCCTGAAGCTTCAGTACCACCCCAGAGACAT GGACAAGGTGCTGGTGTGTCCCATGAAGTCAGCGCCAGTCCTGCTGACGCTGTCAGATTCCAAACACGTTGTCCTGCCTGTGGATGATGACTCAGACCTCAACGTGGTGGCAGCCTTCGACAGGCGAGGTGAATACATCTACACTGGCAATGCCAAAGGAAAG ATCCTGGTGTTGAACACAAACACTCAGGAACTGGTGGCTTCATTCAGAGTCACAACAGGCACCAGCAACACCACAGCCATCAAGTCCATCGAATTTGCACGAAAGGGCAG TTGCTTCCTAATAAACACAGCAGACCGGATCATCAGGGTGTATGACGGCAGAGAGATCCTGACCTGTGGCCGGGACGGTGAGCCTGAACCTATGCAGAAACTTCAGGACTTGGTAAACAG GACTCCATGGAAGCGATGCTGTTTCTCAGGGGATGGTGAGTACATTGTGGCTGGTTCAGCAAGGCAGCATGCCCTCTACATCTGGGAGAAAAGCATCGGGAACCTGGTGAAGATCCTGCATGGAACCAGAGGAGAGCTGCTCCTGGATGTCGCT TGGCATCCGGTCCGTCCCATCATTGCCTCCATCTCTAGTGGAGTGGTGTCCATCTGGGCTCAGAACCAAGTC GAAAACTGGAGTGCTTTTGCTCCAGACTTTAAAGAGCTGGATGAGAACGTGGAGTACGAGGAGCGAGAGTCGGAATTCGACATTGAGGACGAAGACAAGAGCGAACCCGAGCAGACAG GTGCAGACGCTGCAGAAGATGAAGAGGTGGATGTGACCACTGTTGATCCCATAGCTGCTTTTTGTAGCAG tGATGAGGAGCTGGAGGACCACAAGGCCCTGCTGTACCTGCCCATCGCCCCCGAGGTTGAAGATCCAGAGGAAAACCCGTTCGGTCCCCCGCCAGACGCTTCAGTTCAATCTGGAGCTCCAGAGGACACATTGACTGGTGGTGATAAGAAGCAGCGCCAGCCTTCATCTGAAGGCGGTCCAGCCAAGAAAAAAGCTCGGACCACCACCATTGAACTGCAGGGGGTGCCCAGTGATG AGGTACACCCCTTACTGGGTGTAAAAGGGGACGGCAAGTCAAAGAAGAAGACAGCAGGCCGGCCCAAAGGCTCCAAAG gGAGTCTGGTCACACCGTCGTACAAACAGCACGACATCGGAGGGATGGACTGA
- the ippk gene encoding inositol-pentakisphosphate 2-kinase, with product MELDKMDENDWKYHGEGNKSLVVSHVQHPRVLRLLKYPAEDSENPPQTAEQAYRQIQNIVDFSSNVMSSLLGEKFIHSGEVVKLPLEFVRQLSIKVQHQRPAWRCDKVMDIYSGCALCLPNLTSPALHQPTHTPPLCIEIKPKCGFLPSPKHVSKDIKTKVCRYCMHQHYKVANGKWKRRSFYCPLDLFSGNRQRMHFAIKHLIEEPQNNFKVFKGGQCIYSSKEGSDESPDMNSLLHHLRPYFLHANNRMNCHVTCKAVLNDFIQVLVNALLSSGGGDGGVVADRQAEGRSFCEASIFNKERIRHGSRGLPTDSVLFRILQTQMLDTLDIEGLYPLYRQVEQHLQDFPKERTRLQIEGPYNEAFLEKLQKCPAEDDGSVEYAVAKVHQYRVAMTAKDCSIMVALVPSSEEEEDNENLSSQRQLRDFRPPAFSYSASILDLDPKPFDSIPRQLRLDQKIVTCYLRTGGALPKGPVREKEDCTLLFHPM from the exons ATGGAACTGGACAAAATGGACGAAAACGACTGGAAGTACCACGGAGAAGGAAACAAGAGCCTGGTGGTCTCACACGTACAG CATCCCAGAGTTCTGCGCCTACTCAAGTATCCAGCAGAGGACTCTGAAAACCCTCCACAG ACAGCAGAGCAGGCTTACAGGCAGATCCAGAACATTGTTGACTTTAGCTCCAACGTGATGAGCAGCCTGCTTGGGGAGAAGTTTATCCACAGCGGG GAAGTGGTTAAACTGCCTCTCGAGTTTGTGCGGCAGTTATCAATCAAAGTCCAACATCAACGTCCAG CGTGGCGCTGTGATAAGGTGATGGACATCTACAGTGGGTGTGCGCTCTGTCTGCCCAACCTGACGTCTCCAGCCCTCCACCAGCCAACACACACTCCCCCACTCTGCATCGAGATcaag cctaAATGCGGTTTCCTGCCATCCCCCAAACATGTCAGCAAAGACATCAAGACCAAAGTGTGTCGCTACTGCATGCACCAACACTACAAA GTGGCCAACGGGAAGTGGAAGAGACGCAGTTTTTACTGTCCACTCGACCTGTTCTCAGG gaaCAGACAGAGAATGCATTTTGCCATCAAACACCTGATAGAAGAACCTCAGAACAACTTCAAAGTATTCAAG ggCGGTCAGTGTATTTACAGCAGTAAGGAAGGCAGCGACGAATCGCCGGACATGAACTCTCTGCTGCATCATCTCAGACCTTACTTCCTACACGCAAACAATCGAATGAACTGTCACGTGACCTGCAAAGCAGTCCTGAACGACTTCATTCAG GTCCTGGTGAATGCCCTGCTGAGcagtggaggaggagatggcGGTGTGGTGGCGGACAGACAAGCGGAGGGGCGGAGTTTCTGTGAGGCGAGCATCTTCAACAAAGAGAGGATTCGCCATG GTTCTCGAGGTTTACCCACCGACAGTGTTTTGTTCAGGATCCTTCAGACGCAAATGTTGGACACATTGGACATCGAAGGACTTTATCCTCTTTACCGCCAGGTGGAGCAACACCTGCAGGACTTTCCCAAAGAGAG GACTCGTCTTCAGATAGAAGGACCGTACAATGAAGCGTTCTTGGAGAAGCTGCAGAAATGTCCGGCAGAGGACGATGGCTCTGTGGAGTACGCTGTTGCAAAG GTGCACCAGTACCGTGTGGCCATGACAGCCAAGGACTGCTCCATCATGGTCGCCCTGGTGCCCagcagtgaggaggaagaggacaaTGAAAA TCTTTCCAGTCAGAGGCAGCTCAGGGACTTCAGACCTCCTGCTTTCTCCTATTCAGCCTCCATCCTGGATTTGGACCCGAAGCCGTTTGACAGCATCCCCCGCCAGCTGCGCCTGGACCAGAAAATCGTCACCTGTTATCTGAGGACTGGCGGTGCCTTGCCAAAGGGCCCTGTAAGAGAGAAGGAGGACTGCACGCTGCTCTTCCACCCCATGTGA